The following coding sequences lie in one Helicoverpa armigera isolate CAAS_96S chromosome 8, ASM3070526v1, whole genome shotgun sequence genomic window:
- the LOC126053777 gene encoding LOW QUALITY PROTEIN: uncharacterized protein K02A2.6 (The sequence of the model RefSeq protein was modified relative to this genomic sequence to represent the inferred CDS: inserted 4 bases in 3 codons) gives MNTGATFGVLTTFDHSSQEGNNFKLRLEQWFIANNINFETDKATIKRRAILLTSLCESTFKLTSDLALPNKVEELGYDAIVKLLDSHFTPKRFGFAEKSIFYAASQRPGETHTQWAARIRGLATHCAFXNLEEALLDKFIMGMSPGRERDKLFVQDQRELTLAKAIDLAESVRCARQASAMPAAAGGPAAAAADGVFSISKKEKCSVCGFTNHKSNQCRYKNFKCKKCNNKGHLRKMCPNEGKVKYVEQGTVDDSDDDGECFYNIRCTKGKPMTERVTVSGLALEFEIDSGSAVSVISERTYNSNFKQLPLSITKKRLYSYTGENIVTIGVVLLPISYLGRTHTLNVYVVRADGPPLLGRDFIREFNLELAPATAAAAAEPAAARVHVVYQQTPCESNISIDKELCKMFPKVFSGNLGSFNKYKIDLHLKHDAHPIFFKARPVPYALREKLDGELDRLLTLGILKPVEHSDYASPVVPVLKKNGSIRLCADYSVTINKQLVIDKYPLPTVNDLLAKLHGGIQFSKIDLSMAYNQFILNEKSQMLTCINTHRGLFKFTRLVFGLSSAPAIFQRAMECLLSGIEGIIFLLDDILITGSNRHQHKQRLTTVLQRLDDAGLTVQMSKCEFFKDEISYLGHVIDKHGVRKSPDKVKAILQAPKPTNITQLQSFLGLTNYYRNFVPDASSVLSPLYDLLTKNTKWEWTRRHNDAFIRIKNILASDKTLAHFDPNAKLILTVDASPSGLGAVLSQVGSDELERPISYASRTLSLAEKNYAQIQKEATAIILGLXRFHQYLYGRSQPFVLRTDHKPLLAIFGPYKGIPEVSANRLQRYAIFLAAYNYVIEYISSKQNSADYLSRAYGGENETETADELTECEDRAAYVNFVVDGDLPVTLNDLRRETARDTNLCTIKHYVLNGWPRKVTDAVLQPFFNCRTQLSYENGILMRGHKVVIPPTLQGNVCKELHSSHFGVVKMKAEARKRLWFPGVDAALERVAGACAVCAALRPXPPHAPAPWPLPPQPFYRIHIDFLGPFHNYMFLIIVDAYSKWVECYSMASTHNSKAVINKMNDFMSRFGIPQILVSDNGTSFTSFEFQEFCKLNGIEHLLSPAYHPASNGQAESFVKIVKKGLKAIILQGCNKVTIYDKIAKYLFDYRNSKNSTTDKSPAELVFGRSLRSRLDLLNPFAPSSSSTSTDLKQTVARKQSLQAKHYRGVQRPDFKKNDLVWITKNTNNNKVSWLEGIVKEKVGNIMYTVYVPQLNGEVTRHMDQIRRRHQCTLVPKPTGEDQDWDSDIIPDVTSPATDHPVPTSQPVREGEATTVAEPASAMPAAPGTDPTPPGTPPETSPRSPRAVSPLRRRAISPIFSTP, from the exons ATGAACACGGGAGCGACTTTTGGCGTTCTTACAACGTTTGACCACTCATCACAAGAGGGGAATAACTTTAAGTTGCGATTAGAACAATGGTTTATCGCTAATAACATAAATTTTGAAACCGACAAAGCAACCATCAAGCGTCGGGCGATACTATTAACGTCATTATGTGAATCAACGTTCAAGCTCACTAGTGACCTGGCGTTACCGAACAAGGTGGAGGAATTGGGTTACGACGCGATCGTAAAACTACTCGACAGCCATTTCACACCAAAAAGGTTCGGGTTTGCAGAGAAGTCGATTTTCTATGCAGCAAGTCAGCGACCAGGCGAAACGCACACTCAATGGGCGGCAAGAATTAGAGGATTGGCAACTCACTGCGCAT AAAATTTGGAGGAAGCTTTACTGGACAAATTCATTATGGGCATGTCACCGGGACGTGAGCGCGACAAGTTGTTCGTGCAGGATCAGAGGGAGCTGACTCTCGCAAAGGCGATCGACTTGGCGGAGAGCGTGCGGTGTGCACGCCAGGCGTCGGCGAtgccggcggcggcgggcgggccGGCCGCTGCAGCCGCGGATGGCGTCTTCAGTATCTCCAAGAAAGAGAAGTGCAGTGTGTGTGGGTTCACCAACCATAAATCCAATCAGTGCCGGTATAAAAATTTCAAGTGCAAAAAGTGCAATAATAAAGGTCATTTGCGTAAAATGTGTCCTAACGAGGGCAAAGTGAAATACGTCGAACAAGGTACGGTGGACGACAGTGACGACGACGGTgagtgtttttataatattcggTGCACAAAAGGGAAACCCATGACAGAGCGAGTGACGGTTAGTGGTCTAGCCTTGGAGTTCGAGATTGATAGCGGTTCAGCAGTAAGCGTAATTTCGGAAAGAACTTACAACTCGAATTTTAAGCAGTTGCCATTGTCAATCACTAAAAAACGACTGTATAGTTATACTGGGGAAAACATCGTAACTATTGGAGTTGTTTTGTTGCCTATATCATACTTAGGTCGCACACATACACTTAACGTGTACGTAGTGCGCGCAGACGGGCCCCCGCTACTAGGCCGCGACTTTATTCGTGAGTTCAATCTCGAGCTAGCGCCGGCGacggcggcggcagcggcggaaCCCGCAGCTGCGCGCGTGCACGTCGTGTATCAGCAAACGCCTTGCGAGtctaatattagtattgataagGAGCTTTGTAAAATGTTTCCTAAAGTTTTCTCAGGTAATCTCGGTTCGTTTAACAAATATAAGATTGacttacatttaaaacatgatGCTcacccaattttttttaaggcGAGACCGGTGCCCTATGCTCTAAGAGAGAAACTAGACGGGGAGCTCGACCGATTATTAACGTTAGGCATTTTGAAGCCCGTTGAACACTCAGACTACGCGTCGCCCGTTGTGCCCGTGCTTAAGAAAAACGGCAGCATCAGACTTTGTGCCGACTACTCAGTTACAATCAATAAACAATTGGTAATTGACAAATATCCCTTGCCAACGGTAAATGATTTATTAGCTAAGCTACACGGAGGCATACAATTTAGTAAAATAGATTTATCTATGGCatataatcaatttattttaaatgaaaaatcgcAAATGTTAACATGCATCAATACTCATCGCGGCCTTTTTAAATTCACGCGATTAGTGTTCGGTTTGTCTAGCGCACCAGCCATTTTCCAACGCGCAATGGAATGTTTACTTTCAGGAATTGAAGGAATCATCTTTCTATTGGACGATATTCTGATAACGGGCTCAAATAGACACCAACACAAACAAAGACTCACTACGGTTTTGCAACGCTTAGATGATGCAGGGTTAACGGTACAAATGAGTAAATGTGAATTTTTTAAAGATGAGATTTCATACCTAGGGCATGTCATAGATAAACACGGAGTCAGGAAATCGCCAGACAAAGTCAAGGCAATTTTGCAAGCTCCTAAACCGACAAACATAACACAGTTACAGTCATTTTTAGGTCTAACGAATTATTACCGTAACTTTGTGCCAGACGCGTCATCGGTATTAAGTCcattatatgatttattaactaaaaatactAAGTGGGAATGGACTCGTAGGCACAATGACGCGTTTATccgaataaaaaacattttagcgTCTGATAAAACCTTGGCACATTTCGATCCAAATGCTAAGTTAATACTGACGGTGGACGCATCACCGTCGGGACTAGGTGCGGTACTGTCGCAAGTAGGTTCGGATGAATTAGAACGGCCTATTTCGTACGCTTCCCGAACGTTATCACTAGCGGAAAAAAACTACGCACAAATTCAAAAGGAAGCGACTGCGATCATTTTGGGGTT AAGGTTTCATCAGTACCTGTATGGCCGTTCGCAGCCTTTCGTGCTCAGAACTGACCATAAACCACTGCTGGCTATATTTGGGCCCTATAAAGGTATTCCCGAGGTATCCGCTAACCGCCTACAAAGATATGCTATATTTCTAGCCGCATATAATTACGTAATTGAGTACATTAGTAGTAAACAAAATAGTGCAGATTATTTATCTCGCGCGTACGGCGGCGAGAACGAGACGGAAACAGCGGACGAGCTCACGGAATGCGAGGACCGCGCAGCTTACGTGAATTTCGTGGTAGACGGCGATCTCCCTGTCACGTTAAACGATTTGCGACGAGAAACAGCTCGCGACACTAACCTGTGTACTATTAAACATTATGTGTTAAACGGGTGGCCTAGGAAGGTTACTGACGCTGTGTTACAACCATTTTTCAATTGTCGAACTCAGTTATCTTACGAAAATGGTATATTAATGCGAGGACATAAGGTAGTTATTCCTCCGACTTTACAAGGAAATGTATGTAAGGAATTGCATAGTTCGCATTTCGGCGTTGTGAAGATGAAGGCAGAGGCTCGCAAGCGGTTGTGGTTCCCCGGCGTGGACGCGGCGCTGGAACGAGTGGCGGGTGCGTGCGCGGTGTGCGCGGcgttgcgcc cgccgccgcacgCCCCCGCGCCTTGGCCGCTGCCGCCGCAACCGTTTTACCGAATTCACATAGATTTCTTGGGGCCGTTTCACAACtacatgtttttaattattgtagacGCATACAGTAAATGGGTCGAGTGTTATAGTATGGCATCAACCCATAATTCAAAGGcagtcataaataaaatgaacgaTTTTATGTCGCGGTTTGGTATTCCACAGATTCTAGTGAGTGACAATGGCACATCGTTTACATCATTCGAGTTCCAAGAATTCTGTAAGCTTAACGGTATCGAACACTTGTTATCACCTGCGTATCACCCGGCCAGTAATGGACAAGCCgaaagttttgttaaaattgtaaaaaaggGGCTGAAGGCTATAATTTTACAAGGGTGTAACAAAGTAACGATATACGATAAAATTGCAAAGTATTTATTCGATTATAGGAACTCCAAGAATAGTACCACTGATAAGTCACCCGCAGAGTTAGTGTTTGGGCGTTCGTTGCGCTCACGACTTGATCTATTGAATCCTTTCGCACCGTCTTCGTCATCGACGTCCACAGACCTAAAACAAACCGTCGCGCGTAAGCAGTCCTTGCAGGCTAAACACTACCGAGGTGTACAAAGACCAGACTTCAAAAAAAACGACCTTGTCTGGATAACCAAAAATACTAACAATAACAAAGTCAGTTGGCTCGAGGGCATAGTTAAGGAGAAAGTCGGCaatataatgtacacggtataTGTGCCGCAGTTGAATGGGGAGGTCACCAGGCACATGGACCAAATAAGAAGAAGACATCAGTGTACATTAGTACCAAAGCCAACCGGGGAAGACCAAGACTGGGACTCCGACATAATTCCAGATGTAACGTCGCCTGCTACCGACCACCCTGTGCCTACTTCACAACCAGTGAGGGAAGGAGAGGCGACAACTGTCGCAGAACCAGCTTCGGCGATGCCGGCCGCACCGGGTACAGACCCCACGCCGCCCGGCACGCCACCGGAGACCTCGCCGCGCAGCCCCCGCGCCGTTTCGCCCCTCAGGCGAAGGGCAATTAGCCCAATATTCTCGACACCTTAG